The Fusarium falciforme chromosome 12, complete sequence DNA window GCTCTGGAGCCCAGAGGTTGTCATCCGAGTCCCTAAGCCAGAGTAAGCGGCTGCCTTCCTGCGATTCATATCTGGTTCAGAGCTGGCACTTACGAGGCTTCAGTAATCTTGTGGAAGCGTGAATCTACTCTTCCGGCAACAGGGCCCTCTTTCCAATTGGTATATTCATGAAGACACTGATCCCAAGCGGGAATTGCCTTGTCAATAGCACGCTCGAGAGTTTCGTAGATCTCGGGGAATTTCTCTGGGTTCAAGTTGTTGACATAGCTCGTGAACTTGACGGTGCCATCGTCACCGAAAGAGATGTTAGAAGGGAGCCATTGATATGTGGTGGACCAAAAGACGCGGTCACTTCCGGCCTGTTCGTCTTTAGGGACAGTTGCGCCTTTCCCAACATGACCCAAGGCGTCATGCACGCCGACAACTTCCTCTTGAATGAACTTGGAGCGACCTGGCGAGGATTAGTGTTGGTTGCAAATTCTGGCTTCCATTTCATACCATAAACAAAGGGATACATTGATGGATGAACCAGGTCTTGTACCATGTCGTTGCTGCTTGGGTGCCAATTCACATTGTCCCCCTGATCGGCACGAAGAGCATCAAAAGCCTGTATCAACTTGTCGTGAAGAGACTTTTCGATGTACGAGTCCGACTTGACGATAGAATTGCCAGCTGAGTTAAATGTAGGGATGAGGCCTGAAGTTGCAAAgtacttggccttgttgcgCAACTCGGCGATGCACTATTGGACGTTGTTAGCATGTAGATACTTAGCATTGTAGCATGGTCGTACAAAGTCAAACGTCTGCTCAGAAATTATTTTGGAAATTGGCTTCGGGATAAATCTGGATTCTTTATCCTGCATGATCCTTGCAAAAAGGCCATCCTCGGGTTGCTGACGAGCCTCGTCCCGCCACTTCTGAACAATGTCCTCATCGAAGACTTTCTCATGCCAGTTTGGCTTGTCCGTCAGACTATCCATGAGAATCATCATGGCGACTTCTCTGATTGGGAGGATGTCGGCCCATCCCTCTTTGCTGTACTCTGGGAAGCCGACTGGATAGTTTGGGTTCGAACCACGTCTCCAGCCTCGATGGAAGCCATGCCTCAGAGGGACATTAACACCAGGGTATTTAAAGTCTGGCATTTTTGTGCGTGGTAGCCTGGCCGAGAAAATCTGGATATAAGGAGGAAAGCTCTGAGTTGAGACCCAGGTTGGAGAATCGTCACAATTTGGGTTTGATGTTTTTTCTTCACCACATCCTAGAAATTGGTATAGGAGAAAAACTAGACTTAGGCAACAGCGGGGGGGTAATTAATCCGGGGCAGCCAAGCTGATCCTTTGCGTTGGAACCAACAGCATAAACTCGATTATCGGGATTTCCCGGTGGCCTATTCTTTGTGTTCACGTGGCTGAAAAGAGAATCCTTTTGGCTGTTCACTTGGCGGTGAGCAAACGCGGTTATTGGTAATAATGCTCAGAGACCTGTATGCTTTATAGAGATCATGGTTCCAAATTCAGATCACACTTTTGTTTTGTGAATGCTCTAATCTAGCATTGTTGAGTCACGACTCCTATTGAGAGGGTATCGGTCATCACAGCAAAGAACACACGCATTAACATGAGGGCAGTAGAAACCAAGGTTATAATGCTCTAGTATGTTAGCTCTCGTGGCATGGAATAAAAGGGTATTGCGTTGCGGCACTGATTGCCACAAATGAACTACAGGTTGGCTCTTATGTCAGCGGCCTTTCCTGTTTAATTGAGGAGACGCAATTGGTGGAATAGCTTTAGAGAAGATCGCATGTGTGTGTAGTCCGCTGCAGGGGCGCCTGGTGGGATTTACCTGGCTGGCTCAGAGTGGACTTCCCGGTCCAAAGTTGGACGAATGCCCGATATATTATCAATGGATTTTATACGAGTCCGAACTCTGAGAATGAATACCTTTGAGACACCGAAAAAATACGCCAACATCACTCCCTCCCAATATAGTGGTCTAGTCAAGGTTAGGCGCTTTACTACTGCACTCTTAACTTAAGGTTGTGCGCCATGGCTGATGGCCAGGCTCTTAGCTGGTAGCAAAATCATAAGCTTATTTCCTACCCTGTGTTCAATAATCTGATTTCTATCGGCATTTAAGTATTCGGATTTTATTGCTAGTGGCTTTGATCCTTCTTATCTTGATGTACGGGTGCAAGCGCAAACTTTAAGCTCTTAGGCTCAGCTTAAATGAGCAGATCATCAGCGCAAACAAGTTATTCCTACTCTTCGTTGCTCTAGGCATTCGTGCCTTCAATATGCCGTGCCTCTTCACATCTGTGAAAATTCTCTTGGATCCTTCTTTTTGTCTACCAGAAACCCACGTCTTGGCACTTCGCCAAGCTGCTCTTTGTCAAAGGCTAAATAAATGAAGTCAGAATTCAGGAGTTCAGACTGACAGCTCAAATAAGGTCTAGACTCTCTCGCAAGTGGAACAGGCCCAATAAACATCAGCTGTTTTAGATAATCAAAGCTCCACCGATATCGATAACGTCCTTCGATGTGCCGACTAGCCGGCTCGCGCGGACCTGAAACAATCCACCTATTAAACAGGGGCCTCTCGGCATCTCGTGCCGACCGCACGGGGGTCAACCACGGCGCCGGCTTGATTAGAAAGAGGCTGAGCAGCCTGGCTATGACCGGTTCGTAAAAGAAGGGTCCCTGAAACCACCCCCGTCTTCATTTAACTCGGGCCGTTCTAGAAGGTTTGCGGAACTCGCATTGGAGGAGAAACCAGGTCCCGCGGGCTTGGGACGGGAACGATTTGTTTGACAGATGGGGTAGAGTTCGGATCTAGCGGTGTTGGCATTGGTACGCGTAACTTTGAGAGGTTTGGAGTGTATATAAGACTATGGTGCAGCCGTTCtttggagagaagaagacccATACACAACATCGTCTTGCCGGACAAGGAACACCTCATTCCCTTACTCTCGTTTTTATCTGTTTTTACAAGTACATACACTCTTTTACCACAAGACAACATGACTAAGATcaacttcctcctcgctgccCTGGCTGGCAGCGCCATTGCCGCTCCCTCCGTTCCTCTCATTGATGCGCCTGAGCACTTCAAGCGTGCTGATAGCTGCACCTTTTCCGGCTCCAGCggtgctgccgctgccatgAAGGCTCAGTCTTCTTGCACCACTCTCACTCTCAACAACGTCGCTGTTCCCGCCGGCACGACTCTTGACCTTagcaagctcaaggatggcGCTCATGTTGGTAGCCCGAGTTTCTCGCCATGTGCATCTGGCTGACAATTTTATAGGTCGTCTTCAAGGGCACCACCACCTGGGGCTACAAGGAGTGGACCGGCCCTCTGCTGAAGATCTCTGGAAAGAAGATCACTGTCGATGGTGCCGGTGCCGTCCTTAACGCTGACGGTGCCCGCTGGTGGGACGGCAAGGGCGGAAACGgtggcaagaagaagcccaagttcTTCGCCGCCCACAGCCTGACTGACTCGGTCTTCAACGACCTGTACATCAAGAACACCCCTGTCCAGGCTGTCAGCATCAACACCGTCAACGGTCTGACCATCAACAAGATGACCATTGACGATGCTGAGGGTGACTCCAAGGGCGGACACAACACCGATGGCTTTGATATCGGTGAGAGCACTGGTGTTACCATTAACGGTGCCAAGGTTTACAACCAGGACGACTGTGTTGCTATCAACTCTGGCAAGGTGAGTTAATGATAAGATGCGATAGTGATGGAAGATGTTAACACGATACAGGACATCACCTTCAGCGGTGGTCTCTGCTCTGGTGGCCACGGTCTGTCCATCGGCAGCGTTGGCGGCCGAGACAACAATGTCGTCGACACGGTCAAGTTCCTGAACAGCCAGGTTACCAAGTCCACCAATGGTAAGTTTTACTGAGATGCGAGGAAAATACAGCAACTAAGCAATTCGCAGGTCTCCGTGTCAAGACCATGAAGAACACCAGTGGCCAGGTCAAGGGCGTCACCTACTCTGACATCACCCTGTCCAAGATCTCCAAGTAAGTCAACCACCAACCCCCCCAAAAGAGATGAATAACTAATACATGTTAGGTACGGTGTCCTGATTGAGCAGAACTACGATGGCGGTGACCTCCACGGTGACCCCACCAGCGGTCTCCCCATCACTGGCCTCACCCTCAAGAACATCTCCGGCGCCGGTGCTGTCGACGCCAAGGGCACCAACATTGCCATTGTCTGCGGCAAGACCGGCTGCTCCAACTGGACCTGGTCCAACGTCAAGGTCAACGGTGGCAAGAACTATGGCAGCTGCCAGAACGTTCCCAGCGTTGCTACCTGCAAGGCCTAGACGACATGCTTTGAGAGGCGTGTTGGTATCTTTCTACACTAAGGTATTTCCTTAGCTATTGTATATAGTTTTAATCGTACAAAAGTCATAGAGTATTAGGCCTCCTGTGCAACGTGACGTAGCCACTTCTCGAGATCGGCAATAAGCTGGTCAGCGATGCCAGCGTCAACAATTCCATTTTGCCAGGTCAGGTCGACAAATAGATCTTTCCCCTTGACGCTGACTACGCCAATGTTGAACATGCATCCCACAACACAGGCTGAGAGAGAGAATTTGCTTCTCTCAATGGTCCAGTGTGAAGCAGCATCCCCATCGTTCCGCCCGTCGATGACACCCACGTTGCTGACCAGCCAAGATGCTGTCCTGGGTTTTTTCAACTCATCCTTGTGGAACTTGTCCCAGTCTCCTACCACACCCATCAAGCCTACCACGTCATTCTTTAATCCGAGGTCAAGTTTGTCCTTGATTTCTCCCCGGATAAAAACGGCCGCAGACCAcatctcttcctcaaggGCAGCAAATCGTTCCTCGTCACCTACGCCTCTCGACTGTTGGCGAAACTTTTGGACAAGACTCTTTTTGAAAACATGGTCCATCATGGTCACGTAATTTGCGATTAGCTGCTTGGGCTCAAGTCCAGAATAGGCTTTGGGGTTGGGCTTGATGAAGCGCCTCAGATTGAGAGGAGTTTGTGAAATGATGGAAGCCAATTTTTCCTCTGGTAGTTGATGCACAAGAGACATGAATGCGGCGGCGTGCAAGAGACCCGTGAGAGTTGTATTGTGCGATCGACAGGCTGAGAGGATCTTCTGGGTGGATTCGTTGTCGATGTTGAAGCTTCTGATTTGTGTCTTGCGAGGAGTCCTCGTGATATCGGCCCATGAAACATATGCGGTCTTAGACTCGAGCATGGGAGGCTTCAGCTCTTCCCAGATGTTGGCGGCAGCAAACTTGGGCGTAATTTTGTACTTGGCAATGACATTTTGCGGCGGGAGCATATTCTCAGCTGTTGTCGTGGTCTTGAAGACGTGATTTTCGAGCGGTGGGAGATTGGGCGTGTTCAAGGATTCCAGCAACGACTCGTGAAAGATCTTGCCTCCATTCCCATCCGTGCACATGTGGTTCCAGATAAACATGACTTCAAGCAAGTTCTGACCCTCAAGCTCCAGGACAAGCAACCGCCAGCCTGGTCGTGTTGCGAAATTTCCAAACGTGGTGTCGAGTTCTTGAGGAGTGATTTCATTGAGCTTGGCATCGTATTCGTCGTTGGGATCAACGGTTTTCCAGACAATGTGGTTCTTGAGATTCACCTCGTCGAGTTGAATCCAGGAGGGTCGCTTCGTCTTTTCGCCAATTACTCCGACTTGCAGGAGAGGATGTTTGCGGATTGTGTCTGCGACAGCGACCTCGAGTGCGTCGACTTGCTTGTCGTGCGAATCTTGGAGATGCTCGGGGATGCGATAGAGACTTGTGACGATTGGGCCACATGCTAATTCCATTGTCAACAATGACGTTTGGAAGCGCTCGCTAAGAGGTAATTAGACTTGAGATTGAGGGGAGGTTTCGGAGACTTACAAATGGCCCAGCTTACGAAGGACGCGCGGCTTCACGCTTGAAGCTGTTGATTTCGACATGATGGCCTTTTTGATTCAAACGGACTGATTATTATTACCAATAGTATGTATCACTGCAAGAAGAAACaaacaagaaggagaaagagaGACACGAAATGAGGTCGACGTCGGAGCGTTTATTATCAACGGATGAATGCTTATGTGCAATTAGCTTTTAATACAACACGCCATGGGCTGACGCGAGATCGCCCCTAACCTGCTCTGGGTTTAATTGCGGTGGGCAATCAGGAAAAACAATGCGCGAGGCAGCcggatgatggagagaaaCGAGACGCCAGCAACACGCTAATTTCTCACTCTTTAAGCCACGGGGGGACTCATTCACATAGCCGAGACGTAGCACGCAATTCATTGGTGAGGAAACGAACATGTGAGACTGATCGTTTCCGAGGGAGCCAGTAGGAGCGAGGTAGGGATACCGGGGTGGGACCCGCGGGTGCTGGGACATGGACACGGGGACGGAGCGGGATTTGaggcggggcggggcggAATACGGTGGGAACTTCGGCCGAGTTGTGGACACTTCTTAACTTCGGCTCCGATTTTGGAGGCCATCACCGCCGGAATCCGGGGAATTGAAATGCCGGCGAGGTGCGGAGAAAGTGTCACTTTCAGGGTCTTTTGAACCGCACCAACAGCCGACAAGGAGGGCGGCATTTCCCCTCCAGTGGCCTTTGGCCTTGCACTAGTCTCACCCAGGGAATATGTTCGTCCTCTAGCCTATCTCTTGTCAGTGATAGGTCACGGTGACAGTTCCAGGGCCTCGGTATTCGTGAGGGGTTCAGTCACAAGACGATTACACCGCCCCCTTGATGAGAGATAACAAAGACCCAGCTGATGGGGTCATGCGCGTTTAAATAGAGGGCGGATATTATGATCAACAAAGAGCGCAAAATGCTAACACTCAAGAAACGAAATAAAATGGTTCTGAGCTGCTCTGGGGTTGGTGTTCTCTGATAACTCTTGCATCTCCCGTTGAGTGCATTATCGAAACGGAACTGCCCTTGCTCCACCACCAATCCCGTTTCGTCCACCTACGTCATAAGATGGGTAAAATTTTCTACCCTCCAGACGCTGCTGAGCCATTTTTCCATCATGATCCCCCTCAGaccgtcttggccttgccttcACCCGACATGACGCACAATATCTGGGCGATTCCGCTCCAACTGACAAACTTCAACCTCGTCGTTGCCGTCCTCGGCGGCTTTATATCTCTGTTTGGGTTGGTGTCGTATCTGCTAAAGGAGAATTACTACCTCTCAGAGGCCCGTACGTCTTCTTGGCAGACGCTTGGCGGCGAAAAGCATCCACTGACAGCTGGGTATTCTAGTCATTGCGCTCTTGGCAGGCGTCGCTTTTGGACCCAATGGTGCCAATTTTATTCGTCCGAACGATTATGCGCAGTGTGAGCACCATGGTGTGACAGAGAGCGATTGTTCCGATAACCTCCATTCCATCACGCTCAACTTTTCTCGACTTGTTCTAGGCGTGCAGCTGGTCCTCGCGGGCGTGCAACTTCCGAGTAAATATCTCTGGAAAGAATGGAAGGCCGTCTTTTTGCTTGTTGGCCCTGGAATGACGGCAATGTGGCTGGCCACGAGCGTGCTTGTCTGGGGCTTCACTGGGCGACCTAGCTTTTTGCATGCACTCGCTGTGGGAGCTTGTGTGACGCCTACGGATCCTGTCCTTTCCGCTGTCATTGTCAAGGGAAAATTTGCCGATCACAACATTCCCAAAGACCTGCAGAATCTCATTGTCGCCGAGTCGGGAACGAACGACGGCCTCGGTTATCcgttcctcttcttcgcccTGTACCTCATCAAGTACGTGGGCTCGGGAGCTACATCCGGAGGTGCTGGAGATGCCATGGGTCTTTGGTTCGCTTTTACCTGGGGATACACCATCATTCTGAGCATCATTTATGGTGCCGTTGTTGGATGGGTTGCCAAAGAGATGCTTCACTGGGCCGAGGAGCGCAATTACGTCGATCGCGAGAGCTTCCTCGTTTTTGCCATCTCGCTCGCCTTGTTTGTACTGGGAACTTGCGGATTGATCGGAACCGACGACGTTCTTGCTTGCTTCATCGCCGGCAACACGTTTACCTGGGATGATTGGTTCCGCCTCGAAACGAAAGATGATTCCCTGCAGCCAACTATCGACATGCTTCTCAACGTCACCATCTTCTTGTGGTACGGCGCAGCCATCCCCTGGGAGCTTTTCAACAAGAACTCAGTCATGCCAATCTGGAAGCTTGTGGTTctcggcatcctcgtcctcatcttgcGAAGGCTGCCGTGGGTGTTTGCCATGCACAAGTGGATTCCCCAGATCGAAGAGGCCAAGCAGGCTGTTTTTGTTGGATTCTTTGGCCCCATTGGTGTTTCGGCTATCTTTTACTTGTTCATCAGCTTGGAGTTTATTCAGGAGCACCTAAGCGATGGGGAAGACAAGCCTCGTGAGGATGTTCAGAAGTTGGGAGAGACGATTCGGATTGTTGTCTGGTTCCTTACTGTTTGCAGTGTTGTAAGTGCCACATGCAGCATCCTTCCACAAGATGTTATTTACTGACTAGATTAGGTCGTTCATGGACTTAGTATCCCGCTAGGAAAACTGGGATATCTCGCACCAAGGACCCTTAGCCGCGTCGTCAGTGAGAACATGAGCGACGACGCACGCGTGGTGGAGCGACGTCGAAAGGTTCCCCTGATTGGATCATGGCTCGCTGGGCTCAGTAAGGGTGAGCCTGAGCCGAGACCTATCAGAGGTCCCATCGTCATTGCCAGTGCTCGTCCGATCCGGGCGACGCCGGCAAACCGCATCGATGTGTCGGGGACGAGCACTCCGAGACGAGACCGAGAGATTCGATTTCCCGATGAGATCCCCTAAGCAGCATCGGGAGTTGGAAAATCAAGGAATGCAGGTGTTTTTGGATATGTATAGATATACCTGGTTGAAGCCATTGCAGGCAACGAGAACTCTCCCATATGCGGATGCGTAAGGGCTGAATAAGGGAGTTCAGGTTATCAACAGTCCAGAAAAGTGAATTAAGGAATCTTCTTTCACATATAAATGCTGCACTCATTTAAAAACC harbors:
- a CDS encoding Na-H-Exchanger domain-containing protein, with the translated sequence MTHNIWAIPLQLTNFNLVVAVLGGFISLFGLVSYLLKENYYLSEALIALLAGVAFGPNGANFIRPNDYAQCEHHGVTESDCSDNLHSITLNFSRLVLGVQLVLAGVQLPSKYLWKEWKAVFLLVGPGMTAMWLATSVLVWGFTGRPSFLHALAVGACVTPTDPVLSAVIVKGKFADHNIPKDLQNLIVAESGTNDGLGYPFLFFALYLIKYVGSGATSGGAGDAMGLWFAFTWGYTIILSIIYGAVVGWVAKEMLHWAEERNYVDRESFLVFAISLALFVLGTCGLIGTDDVLACFIAGNTFTWDDWFRLETKDDSLQPTIDMLLNVTIFLWYGAAIPWELFNKNSVMPIWKLVVLGILVLILRRLPWVFAMHKWIPQIEEAKQAVFVGFFGPIGVSAIFYLFISLEFIQEHLSDGEDKPREDVQKLGETIRIVVWFLTVCSVVVHGLSIPLGKLGYLAPRTLSRVVSENMSDDARVVERRRKVPLIGSWLAGLSKGEPEPRPIRGPIVIASARPIRATPANRIDVSGTSTPRRDREIRFPDEIP